One candidate division WOR-3 bacterium DNA window includes the following coding sequences:
- the purM gene encoding phosphoribosylformylglycinamidine cyclo-ligase yields MLYKNAGVDIDRLNLIKKGIGKQVEKTLPDDSLFGLFGGIYPMDNKLIISSVDSVGTKIFIACATGIHNTVGMDIVNHCVNDILTTGALPLFFMDYIGFSEITNDTLQNIIKGLVTACKKERMALIGGETAQLKRFYPKGLYDLVGFIVGIVNKEDYINPQQIAPGDILLGLRSTGLHTNGYTLARKVLFKKFGLSTYIPKLKCTLGEELLKVHKSYRWELEPRLKYVHGLAHITGGGFYDNIKRILPEGTSAVVKKNSWKVPPIFRLIQEIGKVPEEEMYRVFNMGIGMVVIIHPNKLKYFKPLNPILIGEIVKDNFAVKVE; encoded by the coding sequence ATGCTATATAAAAATGCGGGCGTAGATATTGACCGTTTGAACTTGATAAAAAAAGGAATTGGGAAACAGGTTGAAAAGACCTTACCCGACGATTCCCTGTTCGGTCTTTTTGGCGGTATTTATCCAATGGATAATAAATTAATTATCAGCAGTGTTGATAGCGTAGGCACTAAGATTTTTATTGCCTGTGCAACCGGTATTCATAATACTGTTGGAATGGATATTGTAAATCACTGTGTAAATGATATCCTTACCACCGGTGCGCTACCGCTGTTCTTTATGGATTATATAGGTTTCTCTGAAATTACAAATGATACTTTGCAGAATATCATAAAGGGATTGGTAACAGCCTGCAAAAAGGAAAGAATGGCATTGATTGGAGGGGAAACTGCTCAATTAAAAAGATTTTATCCCAAAGGGTTATACGACCTGGTGGGTTTTATTGTTGGGATTGTAAATAAGGAAGATTATATCAATCCCCAGCAAATTGCGCCAGGTGATATACTACTGGGATTAAGATCTACCGGACTCCATACCAATGGATATACCCTGGCAAGGAAAGTCCTATTTAAAAAATTTGGACTTTCAACTTACATTCCGAAACTTAAATGCACACTCGGCGAAGAACTTCTGAAAGTTCATAAATCATATCGGTGGGAACTTGAACCAAGATTAAAATATGTTCATGGGCTTGCCCATATCACCGGTGGTGGATTTTATGATAATATTAAAAGAATATTGCCCGAAGGAACTTCGGCAGTTGTAAAAAAGAATTCCTGGAAGGTGCCGCCGATTTTTAGATTGATTCAAGAAATAGGAAAAGTTCCTGAAGAAGAGATGTATCGTGTTTTCAATATGGGAATTGGTATGGTTGTTATAATACATCCTAATAAATTGAAATACTTTAAGCCACTGAATCCAATTTTAATAGGCGAAATTGTTAAAGATAATTTTGCGGTAAAGGTAGAATAA
- a CDS encoding DUF4388 domain-containing protein, with amino-acid sequence MPIEGDLKSINFASILQLIAQEKLTGVLKIKKKNEVVDIGFIEGQITGAFFEKGEKTERLENYLVRSGFIKKNLYEMIKEIHEETKRPIMNIIIDDKYLTMEEIERIIRFKIQEVIDEVFTWQEGEFKFEQGAVIYPKSLIKIRLNTENIVLESARRFDEWPRIVSQITSPDLVFKKIEKPELKLKLPEDELRVLSLIDGHRSVNDLIDISGLGKFHTYSCLYHLLTTGQVELSYAKPTPKVVKQKKEISLKFLSAPATIILFLIVIFLEILIGNLLSNRFKYSFSLFNRSYIESDYYDYKKIFFYKHHRIPANAEVKAIFEK; translated from the coding sequence ATGCCGATTGAAGGTGATTTAAAAAGCATAAATTTTGCAAGCATTCTACAGTTGATAGCGCAGGAAAAGCTCACCGGTGTATTAAAGATAAAAAAGAAAAATGAAGTTGTTGATATTGGATTTATTGAAGGACAGATAACAGGTGCGTTCTTTGAAAAAGGAGAAAAGACCGAGAGGCTTGAAAACTATCTTGTGCGTTCAGGTTTCATCAAAAAGAACCTCTATGAAATGATAAAGGAAATTCATGAGGAAACAAAAAGGCCGATAATGAATATTATTATAGATGATAAATACCTTACAATGGAAGAAATTGAACGAATCATTAGATTTAAAATTCAGGAAGTGATCGACGAGGTCTTCACCTGGCAGGAAGGAGAATTTAAATTTGAACAGGGCGCGGTCATTTATCCAAAAAGTCTGATTAAAATCAGGCTAAATACAGAAAATATTGTTCTTGAGTCCGCACGTCGTTTTGATGAATGGCCCAGAATTGTGAGTCAAATTACTTCTCCAGATCTTGTCTTTAAAAAAATAGAAAAACCGGAACTTAAGTTAAAACTTCCCGAGGATGAATTAAGAGTACTATCCTTGATTGATGGGCACCGTAGTGTAAATGATCTTATTGATATATCAGGATTGGGAAAATTCCATACCTATTCCTGTTTATATCATCTATTGACAACCGGGCAGGTAGAACTTTCCTATGCCAAGCCGACACCTAAAGTAGTAAAACAAAAAAAGGAAATATCATTAAAATTCCTTTCTGCCCCTGCTACAATCATTCTGTTTCTTATTGTCATTTTTTTAGAAATACTTATAGGCAATTTGCTCTCAAACCGATTTAAATATTCTTTTTCATTATTTAATAGGTCATATATAGAGTCAGATTACTATGATTATAAGAAAATATTCTTTTATAAACATCATCGAATTCCAGCAAACGCAGAGGTAAAGGCAATCTTTGAAAAATAG
- a CDS encoding peptidylprolyl isomerase: MMQNFRRNTRIILFIVVAAFALLIFFQWGLDVTGISQREEVDIVKIDGIPVSYTDYVRFAQNKERETKGITREEIWNLMVDEVIWNNLIKKENIRVVDEEIWAIIKSNPPREIYESEFMKDSAGKFDYNKYLELLKSPQSRQWLMEYEFNLRKQLPKEKLRSLIYTMAWSSPFEDSISLSKYSVLYDFSFISLPLFRLRGKVAATDEELKEYYNKHIKDFTNPETKILKYVFFEKIPSAGDSNDAKEKLEDLLLRVKEGEDFLAVAREVSDDTLIEKRFKDEKELLPYEGDVYKKLKDGEISNIILTSRGYEVIKRAAKGIIYSAKVNIDVSQTTLGELNDRIESFKNSVKELGFEEAAKEYNLSVHKTLPLNPEKINFPVRNQEGLAKEIKKLRPKTVIGPFSSFGGYYVFALDSIIPQKVLSLNNDNDKNIIRSRYEREKLKSTLSDYLNNIFIQLQTGTTLEKIAEQDTILFFQSGLNNLTLSNIETRYGPEFTGVVAALEKGQVSKPLLTEWAGYIIRCDNKTVMPFDTSLVKYIQYARQLRFQNLSMSIFTPKKIIDNRDKFFE; encoded by the coding sequence ATGATGCAAAATTTTCGTCGCAATACGCGGATTATACTATTTATAGTAGTTGCCGCCTTTGCATTATTAATATTTTTTCAATGGGGACTTGATGTAACCGGTATCTCTCAACGCGAAGAAGTAGATATCGTCAAGATTGATGGTATTCCTGTCTCCTACACGGATTATGTGCGATTTGCCCAGAATAAAGAAAGAGAGACAAAGGGTATTACCCGTGAAGAGATATGGAATTTGATGGTCGACGAGGTAATATGGAATAACTTGATAAAAAAAGAGAACATCAGGGTTGTTGACGAAGAAATCTGGGCAATTATCAAAAGTAATCCGCCACGGGAAATTTACGAATCAGAATTTATGAAAGATAGCGCAGGAAAGTTTGATTATAATAAGTATCTTGAATTATTAAAATCACCCCAGAGCCGACAATGGCTTATGGAATACGAATTCAATCTGAGGAAACAATTACCCAAAGAAAAACTTCGTTCCCTTATCTATACAATGGCGTGGTCCTCTCCTTTTGAGGATAGCATTAGTCTTTCCAAATATTCTGTACTATATGATTTTTCCTTTATCAGTCTACCCTTATTCCGTTTAAGGGGTAAGGTAGCAGCCACAGATGAAGAATTAAAAGAATATTATAACAAGCATATTAAGGATTTTACAAATCCAGAGACAAAGATTTTAAAATATGTATTTTTTGAAAAAATCCCCTCCGCTGGTGATTCAAACGATGCAAAGGAAAAACTTGAAGACCTATTATTGAGGGTTAAGGAAGGAGAGGATTTTCTTGCAGTTGCGCGTGAAGTATCTGATGATACATTAATAGAAAAAAGATTTAAAGATGAAAAAGAACTTCTTCCTTACGAAGGTGATGTCTATAAAAAATTAAAGGACGGGGAAATTTCAAATATAATCCTGACATCCCGGGGTTATGAGGTTATAAAACGCGCAGCCAAAGGAATAATCTATTCAGCTAAAGTTAATATAGATGTTTCGCAAACCACGCTCGGAGAATTGAACGACCGCATTGAATCATTCAAAAACTCAGTTAAGGAATTAGGTTTTGAAGAGGCAGCAAAGGAATATAATCTTTCAGTCCACAAGACCCTTCCTTTAAATCCCGAAAAGATAAATTTTCCTGTGCGTAACCAGGAAGGATTAGCAAAAGAAATAAAAAAGTTAAGACCCAAAACCGTCATTGGACCATTCAGCAGTTTTGGCGGTTATTATGTTTTCGCACTTGATTCTATTATTCCTCAAAAGGTACTGAGTCTAAATAATGACAATGATAAAAATATCATTCGTTCAAGGTATGAAAGGGAAAAATTAAAAAGCACCCTTAGCGATTATCTGAACAATATATTCATACAATTACAGACCGGAACTACATTAGAGAAGATTGCTGAACAGGATACTATATTATTCTTCCAAAGCGGATTGAATAATTTAACCCTTTCTAATATTGAAACACGATATGGTCCAGAATTTACCGGTGTAGTTGCTGCACTTGAAAAGGGACAGGTATCAAAACCATTACTAACCGAATGGGCTGGGTACATTATTCGGTGTGATAATAAAACAGTCATGCCTTTTGATACATCGTTGGTGAAATACATTCAGTATGCAAGGCAGTTACGCTTCCAAAACCTGAGCATGTCAATATTTACACCCAAGAAAATCATTGATAATCGTGATAAATTCTTTGAATAA